ACAACCACTTCATCCCCCGGCTGCAAAGGCCCGACGCCGGCCGGGGTGCCCGTCAGAATCAGATCCCCCGCCTCGAGGGTCATCACCGAGGAGATGAACGCCAGCAGCTGAGGGATCGAGAAGACCATATCGCGGGTGGAACCCATCTGCCGCATCTGGCCGTTGACGGCGCAGGTGATCAGTGCATCTGCTGGATCGAGGTTGGTCTCGATCCACGGGCCGACCGGGCAGAAGGTGTCGAAGCCCTTGCCGCGCGTCCACTGCCCATCCCGGTTTTGCAGGTCCCGGGCGGTGACATCGTTGGCCGCGCAGTAGCCCAGGACGTGGCGGGGGGCATCCTGCGGCGAGATCCAGCGGCCGGGTGCGCCGACCACGACTGCCAGCTCGGCCTCATGTTCGACCTGGCGCGACTGCGGCGGCAGGCGGATGGCCTGCCCCGGGCCGATCACGGCGGTGGGTGGTTTGAAGAACAGCAGCGGCCAGGCAGGGACTTCAGCCTCGTGTTCGGCGGCGTGCAGCGGGTAGTTGCGGGCAACACAGATGATCTTGCCGGGCCGCACGGGCGCCAGCAGGTGGGCGCCGTCGAGGGCGATCGTCGCCGGCTTGCGGCGGTATGCCTCGAAGGGCGAGCCCTCCAAACGGCCGATTCGTCCGCCGTCCACCCATCCCCAGGCCGGTTCGCCTGCCTCCTCCGGCTGCCAGCGGACGATCTGCATCCTAGGTCTCCATGGGGCGCGCCTCGTCGAGCCAGGGCTTGCGCGCCCAGACCAGATCATACTCGACCTGCCAGGGATAAGTTTCGACATCCTGCCAGCCGAGCCGTGACAGGAATTGGGCGAAGGCCGCCGATGGCCGGTTCCGCCCGGTGATCCACCGCCCATGCCGCCCGACGCGATTGCTCACCAGCATCCAGCCTCCGGGCCGCAGGACACGCTGCAGCTCTCTCAGGCTCTCGGCGGCGGAAGGGGTGAACTCGAGCAGCTCAAGCATGACGACGGCATCGAACACATCGGCCAGGAACGGAAGCGGGCAGGCCAGGCCGCGCAGCCAGCTCGCCCAGGGGACGGGGGCGGCTTGTCGTCCGAGAGACAGCATGCGCCGGCTGGGCTCGAGGCAAACCACCTGACCGGCGAACCCGACTCCGTGGGCCAGGGCCCGCGCCGTGCGCCCTGTGCCGGCGCCGACATCCAGGATCAGCGGGTCGAGCAGCTCCCCGGTGATCGCCTGGAGCGGCTCTCCGAGGAAGCGGCGTTCCCAATCCCAGTCGAACTGCTTGATTGAGTCATAGCGCTGGGCCGTCAGGTCGTACAAAGGAATCACGACCCGCGGGCCGAGATGTGCTCCTTCGCACACGACCAACTCCCAGATCGCCAGCGCAGCCAGGAGCAGGGCGAACAAGGTGAGCAGGATCAGCATCGCCGGGTCTACGCCCGGCCGGCGGGTTCGCCCACCAACTGCTGGATCATCTGGGCCACTCGCTCCGAGGCGGCGTCGAACCGCCCAGGGCGGGCGGCCTTCAGGGCTCGCAGCACGGCGAATACCAGGGCCTCCAGCGAGGCCTGCCGGATGTCGACTGCAGGATTGGCATAGGCCGCCAGCACGATCTCGGCGGGGCGCGCCGCCGGGCAGGAAGGCGCCGCCACCAAGGCCGCAGTGCGCATGCCGCGCCGGCGAGCCTGCAGCAGGGCGCGCTCGATGTATGGAGTGTCGGCGGTTGCCTCCAGCGCCAGGGCCAGTTCCTTGCGCCGGCCGGAGGAGACCGCCTCGGCCAGCTCGGCCACCGACCCGTCCGCCAGTCGTACGGCGTAGCCGCTGGCCTCCAGGCGGGCGGCCAGCGCCAGGGCGCAGAAGCGGGCCGGACCATCCGCCAACAGCAGCACGCGCTCGCATTCGTCGAGAGCTTGGATCAGCTTTTCAGCCTGCTCAACGGGGAAGGTGCGCCGCGTCAGCTCAATGGCCTGGGCGAGCTCGGCCAGGGCGGCCTGCCCCGGCGATTTCGCCTGGACCGCCTCGTCTGGCGCAAGGACCAGCCACTCATTCATCACGCGCTGACGGATCTCGCGCTGCAGTTCGGGGTAGCCGGGGTAGCCCAGCTTCTGGGCGAAGCGCACCACCGTCGCCGGGTCGATGTCGAGCTGATGCGCCAGCTCGGTTGCGGTCAGGAAGGCGGCCCTGACATACGAATCCAGCAGGAAGCCCGCCAGCCGGGTGTAGCTGGGGGAGAGCCCACTCTCGACGCCGCGGATGCGGTCCTGGTACGTAGCCATCGGTCGCCCAAGCCGGTCGGGGACCGACTATAGCATAGGCATTCGGCAGCGCAAAACCGGACGCTGCAGGTAATCGATCATCGGCGGGGCAGGCGCGTTGACCCTGCCTGATGGCGCCGCTATAATGCCTCCCAGGGCGGATAGCTCAGCTGGTTAGAGCACTTCTCTTACACAGAAGGGGTCGCAGGTTCGAGTCCTGTTCCGCCCATCCGGGGCGCTGGCAGCAGCGCCCCGTGCTTTTCGCTAGCCCGCAGGTTGATCCACGCCCGGGTGCCGAGCCTGGCCATGCCTGGGATGGAGACCTCGGGTGCGAGCCGGGCACTCCCGCCTGATCAGACAACTCAAGCGTTCGATGGGGAGGGACGGCACTGCGCAGCGGGTCGAACAGCATGTCCTCGGGGGCGCGGCTTGACCCTGCGCCAGCCTGAGTCGTAGAATGATGTTGTCTGACAACCGACTGCCCACGTTCCTCGGGCCCAAAGGCGCACGCAGGTGCGACGGAGTCCCCTCATGTCCGACTTCCTGTTCCGCGGCGAGCTGGCCGATGTCGATGCTGTTGTTCAGTATTTGTGTGACCTCGAGGGTGAGCGCCAGTTCCGGCGCTTGATCTTGATCCCGTCGGAGAGCACGGCACCCCTAGCCGTGCGCCAGGCATTGGCGTCTGCCTACCAGAACATCTATGCCGAAGGCTACCCGGACGAGGCCACGCGCAGAATGCCTGAAGCGCAGCTGCTGGACTATGGGCTGCGCCTGGGCGAGTACCGCCGCTTCTCCGACCCGCGCTACTACAAAGGCGTGGAGTATGCCGATATCGTGGAAGCGCTCTCCCGCCGCCGCTGCGCCGAAGCATTCGCGGCCAACGGCATCCAGGCCGACGAGCTGTATGTCAACCTGCAGGCCCTCTCGGGCGCACCGGCGAACAACGCCGTGTTCCATGCCTTGCTGCAGCCTGGCGACACGCTGATGGGGATGAACCTGCTGCACGGCGGCCACCTGACGCACGGCTCGCCCGCCAGCCGCTCAGGCAAACTCTATCGCTCCGTGTCGTACTCCGTCGATCCGGCCACGGAGCAGATCGACTACGATGCGGTCGAGGCCTTGGCCAAGGAAGCCCAGCCGAAGATCGTGATCGCCGGTTATTCCTCCTATCCGTGGACGGTGGACTGGAAGCGCTTTCGGCAGATCGCCGATTCCGTCGGGGCGTATCTGATGGCCGATATCGCCCACGTCGCCGGGCTGGTCGTGGCCGGGGTCTGTCTGTCTCCAATCGGCATCGCCGACGTCGTCACCTTCACCACCCACAAATCGCTGTGCGGCCCGCGCGGGGCGGCGATCGTCACCCACCGCAAGGATCTCGGGCGCAAGATTGATCGAGCAGTTTTCCCGGGTGAGCAGGGCGGGCCGCACATCAACACCATCGCCGCCCAGGCGGTGGCCTTCAAGCTGGCGCGCACCGAGGCCTTCCGGGCCCTTCAGCAGCAGATCGTCGCCAACTGCATCGCCCTGACTGCCGCCCTGCAGCGGGAAGGGGTCCGCATTCCCTACGGCGGCACCAACACCCATCTGACCAACATCGACTGCAGCTTGGTGCGCGCCGCCGACGGCACGCCGCTGTCCGGTGATGTGGCAGCCCGCATCCTCGATCTGGCCGGGATCGTCGTCAACCGCAATACCATCCCTGGCGACACTTCAGCCGCCAATCCCAGCGGGATCCGGCTGGGGACCCCCTGGATCACCCAGCGGGGATTCACCGTGCCGGAGACCGAGGCCCTCGCCGGTCTCATCGCTCAGGTTCTCAAGGCGTGCCAGCCGTACTCCCAGCCCGCGAAACGAGGAATGACGCTGCGGGCCCGGATAGATTTCGACCTCCTGGAACAAGCCCGGATCCGTGTGCGCGAGATGGCTTTGGCGCACGGTATCGACGTCGAGACCACTCGCCATGGGTATCCGCACTTCTATTACCTGGACGATCCGGTGCCGGGCTCCGGACATGTCGCCTTGC
The Anaerolineales bacterium DNA segment above includes these coding regions:
- a CDS encoding fumarylacetoacetate hydrolase family protein encodes the protein MQIVRWQPEEAGEPAWGWVDGGRIGRLEGSPFEAYRRKPATIALDGAHLLAPVRPGKIICVARNYPLHAAEHEAEVPAWPLLFFKPPTAVIGPGQAIRLPPQSRQVEHEAELAVVVGAPGRWISPQDAPRHVLGYCAANDVTARDLQNRDGQWTRGKGFDTFCPVGPWIETNLDPADALITCAVNGQMRQMGSTRDMVFSIPQLLAFISSVMTLEAGDLILTGTPAGVGPLQPGDEVVV
- a CDS encoding class I SAM-dependent methyltransferase, whose translation is MLILLTLFALLLAALAIWELVVCEGAHLGPRVVIPLYDLTAQRYDSIKQFDWDWERRFLGEPLQAITGELLDPLILDVGAGTGRTARALAHGVGFAGQVVCLEPSRRMLSLGRQAAPVPWASWLRGLACPLPFLADVFDAVVMLELLEFTPSAAESLRELQRVLRPGGWMLVSNRVGRHGRWITGRNRPSAAFAQFLSRLGWQDVETYPWQVEYDLVWARKPWLDEARPMET
- a CDS encoding MurR/RpiR family transcriptional regulator; the encoded protein is MATYQDRIRGVESGLSPSYTRLAGFLLDSYVRAAFLTATELAHQLDIDPATVVRFAQKLGYPGYPELQREIRQRVMNEWLVLAPDEAVQAKSPGQAALAELAQAIELTRRTFPVEQAEKLIQALDECERVLLLADGPARFCALALAARLEASGYAVRLADGSVAELAEAVSSGRRKELALALEATADTPYIERALLQARRRGMRTAALVAAPSCPAARPAEIVLAAYANPAVDIRQASLEALVFAVLRALKAARPGRFDAASERVAQMIQQLVGEPAGRA